Proteins encoded in a region of the Micropterus dolomieu isolate WLL.071019.BEF.003 ecotype Adirondacks linkage group LG07, ASM2129224v1, whole genome shotgun sequence genome:
- the cmss1 gene encoding protein CMSS1 isoform X1, which produces MKTSQPLFRRLPHLGKLIPFTSCVRASLEVGYNAAEEEETQQEKEPTEKPKAKPEKRKSVTEKTVKAKKKKKNEQKECVVPQIKETEGEKSTEHKKKRKKKKTITDVLSSSEPKPGCPADLQNLVTQYFSDKLSVIEQEELKLQESGFLSSNDLTHTLSSYLKQVCPKWSKIQKQHTEKSSVVLLIVCSSALRAIELIKQLTAFKGEAKAIKLFAKHIKIEEQVKLLQKGVFHIGVGTPGRLGALIEKEGLNLQALRYVVLDWNWRDQKLRRMVDIPEIKLDFMKLLESGILKGCKEDKVKIGLF; this is translated from the exons AAGGCTCCCCCATCTTGGGAAACTCATCCCTTTTACCTCATGTGTGAGGGCTAGTTTGGAAGTTGGATACA atgcagcagaggaggaggagacgcaACAAGAGAAGGAGCCAACAGAAAAACCAAAGGCAAAACCAGAGAAAAGGAAGAGTGTAACAGAGAAAACAGTTAAagccaagaagaagaaaaagaatgaaCAG AAAGAGTGTGTTGTTCCTCAGATAAAAGAGACCGAGGGTGAAAAGTCaactgaacataaaaaaaagaggaag aagaagaagacaattACAGATGTGTTGTCCTCTTCGGAGCCAAAACCAGGCTGTCCAGCTGACCTGCAGAACCTGGTTACGCAGTACTTCTCAGACAAGCTCTCTGTGATTGAGCAGGAGGAGCTGAAATTGCAGG AATCCGGCTTCCTGTCCAGTAATGACTTGACGCACACGCTCTCCTCGTATCTGAAACAGG TTTGTCCCAAGTGGTCAAAGATTCAAAAGCAGCATACAGAAAAGAGTTCTGTGGTTCTGCTCATCGTCTGTAGCTCTGCTCTCCGAGCCATTGAGCTCATCAA GCAGCTGACAGCATTCAAGGGTGAAGCCAAAGCAATTAAGCTTTTTGCGAAACATATCAAG ATAGAGGAGCAGGTGAAGCTGCTGCAGAAGGGTGTCTTCCACATTGGAGTTGGGACTCCTGGCAGGCTCGGTGCTCTTATTGAGAAAG AGGGTTTAAACTTGCAGGCGTTGAGATACGTGGTCCTGGACTGGAACTGGAGGGACCAGAAGCTCCGAAGGATGGTGGACATTCCTGAG ATCAAACTGGACTTTATGAAGCTGCTGGAAAGTGGTATCCTGAAAGGCTGTAAAGAAGACAAAGTGAAAATTGGACTATTTTAA
- the cmss1 gene encoding protein CMSS1 isoform X2: protein MKTSQPLFRRLPHLGKLIPFTSCVRASLEVGYNAAEEEETQQEKEPTEKPKAKPEKRKSVTEKTVKAKKKKKNEQKECVVPQIKETEGEKSTEHKKKRKKKTITDVLSSSEPKPGCPADLQNLVTQYFSDKLSVIEQEELKLQESGFLSSNDLTHTLSSYLKQVCPKWSKIQKQHTEKSSVVLLIVCSSALRAIELIKQLTAFKGEAKAIKLFAKHIKIEEQVKLLQKGVFHIGVGTPGRLGALIEKEGLNLQALRYVVLDWNWRDQKLRRMVDIPEIKLDFMKLLESGILKGCKEDKVKIGLF from the exons AAGGCTCCCCCATCTTGGGAAACTCATCCCTTTTACCTCATGTGTGAGGGCTAGTTTGGAAGTTGGATACA atgcagcagaggaggaggagacgcaACAAGAGAAGGAGCCAACAGAAAAACCAAAGGCAAAACCAGAGAAAAGGAAGAGTGTAACAGAGAAAACAGTTAAagccaagaagaagaaaaagaatgaaCAG AAAGAGTGTGTTGTTCCTCAGATAAAAGAGACCGAGGGTGAAAAGTCaactgaacataaaaaaaagaggaag aagaagacaattACAGATGTGTTGTCCTCTTCGGAGCCAAAACCAGGCTGTCCAGCTGACCTGCAGAACCTGGTTACGCAGTACTTCTCAGACAAGCTCTCTGTGATTGAGCAGGAGGAGCTGAAATTGCAGG AATCCGGCTTCCTGTCCAGTAATGACTTGACGCACACGCTCTCCTCGTATCTGAAACAGG TTTGTCCCAAGTGGTCAAAGATTCAAAAGCAGCATACAGAAAAGAGTTCTGTGGTTCTGCTCATCGTCTGTAGCTCTGCTCTCCGAGCCATTGAGCTCATCAA GCAGCTGACAGCATTCAAGGGTGAAGCCAAAGCAATTAAGCTTTTTGCGAAACATATCAAG ATAGAGGAGCAGGTGAAGCTGCTGCAGAAGGGTGTCTTCCACATTGGAGTTGGGACTCCTGGCAGGCTCGGTGCTCTTATTGAGAAAG AGGGTTTAAACTTGCAGGCGTTGAGATACGTGGTCCTGGACTGGAACTGGAGGGACCAGAAGCTCCGAAGGATGGTGGACATTCCTGAG ATCAAACTGGACTTTATGAAGCTGCTGGAAAGTGGTATCCTGAAAGGCTGTAAAGAAGACAAAGTGAAAATTGGACTATTTTAA
- the cmss1 gene encoding protein CMSS1 isoform X3 yields the protein MKTSQPLFRRLPHLGKLIPFTSCVRASLEVGYNAAEEEETQQEKEPTEKPKAKPEKRKSVTEKTVKAKKKKKNEQIKETEGEKSTEHKKKRKKKKTITDVLSSSEPKPGCPADLQNLVTQYFSDKLSVIEQEELKLQESGFLSSNDLTHTLSSYLKQVCPKWSKIQKQHTEKSSVVLLIVCSSALRAIELIKQLTAFKGEAKAIKLFAKHIKIEEQVKLLQKGVFHIGVGTPGRLGALIEKEGLNLQALRYVVLDWNWRDQKLRRMVDIPEIKLDFMKLLESGILKGCKEDKVKIGLF from the exons AAGGCTCCCCCATCTTGGGAAACTCATCCCTTTTACCTCATGTGTGAGGGCTAGTTTGGAAGTTGGATACA atgcagcagaggaggaggagacgcaACAAGAGAAGGAGCCAACAGAAAAACCAAAGGCAAAACCAGAGAAAAGGAAGAGTGTAACAGAGAAAACAGTTAAagccaagaagaagaaaaagaatgaaCAG ATAAAAGAGACCGAGGGTGAAAAGTCaactgaacataaaaaaaagaggaag aagaagaagacaattACAGATGTGTTGTCCTCTTCGGAGCCAAAACCAGGCTGTCCAGCTGACCTGCAGAACCTGGTTACGCAGTACTTCTCAGACAAGCTCTCTGTGATTGAGCAGGAGGAGCTGAAATTGCAGG AATCCGGCTTCCTGTCCAGTAATGACTTGACGCACACGCTCTCCTCGTATCTGAAACAGG TTTGTCCCAAGTGGTCAAAGATTCAAAAGCAGCATACAGAAAAGAGTTCTGTGGTTCTGCTCATCGTCTGTAGCTCTGCTCTCCGAGCCATTGAGCTCATCAA GCAGCTGACAGCATTCAAGGGTGAAGCCAAAGCAATTAAGCTTTTTGCGAAACATATCAAG ATAGAGGAGCAGGTGAAGCTGCTGCAGAAGGGTGTCTTCCACATTGGAGTTGGGACTCCTGGCAGGCTCGGTGCTCTTATTGAGAAAG AGGGTTTAAACTTGCAGGCGTTGAGATACGTGGTCCTGGACTGGAACTGGAGGGACCAGAAGCTCCGAAGGATGGTGGACATTCCTGAG ATCAAACTGGACTTTATGAAGCTGCTGGAAAGTGGTATCCTGAAAGGCTGTAAAGAAGACAAAGTGAAAATTGGACTATTTTAA
- the cmss1 gene encoding protein CMSS1 isoform X4, with amino-acid sequence MKTSQPLFRRLPHLGKLIPFTSCVRASLEVGYNAAEEEETQQEKEPTEKPKAKPEKRKSVTEKTVKAKKKKKNEQIKETEGEKSTEHKKKRKKKTITDVLSSSEPKPGCPADLQNLVTQYFSDKLSVIEQEELKLQESGFLSSNDLTHTLSSYLKQVCPKWSKIQKQHTEKSSVVLLIVCSSALRAIELIKQLTAFKGEAKAIKLFAKHIKIEEQVKLLQKGVFHIGVGTPGRLGALIEKEGLNLQALRYVVLDWNWRDQKLRRMVDIPEIKLDFMKLLESGILKGCKEDKVKIGLF; translated from the exons AAGGCTCCCCCATCTTGGGAAACTCATCCCTTTTACCTCATGTGTGAGGGCTAGTTTGGAAGTTGGATACA atgcagcagaggaggaggagacgcaACAAGAGAAGGAGCCAACAGAAAAACCAAAGGCAAAACCAGAGAAAAGGAAGAGTGTAACAGAGAAAACAGTTAAagccaagaagaagaaaaagaatgaaCAG ATAAAAGAGACCGAGGGTGAAAAGTCaactgaacataaaaaaaagaggaag aagaagacaattACAGATGTGTTGTCCTCTTCGGAGCCAAAACCAGGCTGTCCAGCTGACCTGCAGAACCTGGTTACGCAGTACTTCTCAGACAAGCTCTCTGTGATTGAGCAGGAGGAGCTGAAATTGCAGG AATCCGGCTTCCTGTCCAGTAATGACTTGACGCACACGCTCTCCTCGTATCTGAAACAGG TTTGTCCCAAGTGGTCAAAGATTCAAAAGCAGCATACAGAAAAGAGTTCTGTGGTTCTGCTCATCGTCTGTAGCTCTGCTCTCCGAGCCATTGAGCTCATCAA GCAGCTGACAGCATTCAAGGGTGAAGCCAAAGCAATTAAGCTTTTTGCGAAACATATCAAG ATAGAGGAGCAGGTGAAGCTGCTGCAGAAGGGTGTCTTCCACATTGGAGTTGGGACTCCTGGCAGGCTCGGTGCTCTTATTGAGAAAG AGGGTTTAAACTTGCAGGCGTTGAGATACGTGGTCCTGGACTGGAACTGGAGGGACCAGAAGCTCCGAAGGATGGTGGACATTCCTGAG ATCAAACTGGACTTTATGAAGCTGCTGGAAAGTGGTATCCTGAAAGGCTGTAAAGAAGACAAAGTGAAAATTGGACTATTTTAA
- the LOC123974186 gene encoding filamin A-interacting protein 1-like encodes MTAPSLLSEVEILRRRVVEMEGKDEELIRMWDQCRELDRRLARECSHCRSLKIEVDKLNGRISELDRLEEALGKSKQDCSNLKGSLEQEREVSRMLSDELHTLKGRVRELEAVEGQLEKSEGVIKQDLAKLRSLTVALVEDRKTTAERLRQAEEKLNRKEGKRNEQSNLATMTERLREERQQALRSKADLEERIKGIEKQKDELQGRLKTEEERNRELQSKVTIMKKMLQVSENMKERHSSIPNNTNHCCQTEDNKVKELTQELDRLRKRLGDKEVLEEELMKVEEDFESLQKRFREERKRSLALTEELEMAKRELSRYEHAEKQEVNQEHLLLCRLQKEQVKSRLLGREVDSLKEKLQKLMGTEESISRVQTDHSTLQRKLTQQEARNRELAEEMKELCSELDRYRKIKNLTPGANRQQFSDPHQTTKEVQTEPADSLPPDYSEHSKKLAEENEDPNHNAEVINRRSSLVNNLNSLNSANNNITQYSSHSPNGIDMHQAVNGEVMMLTHTPGQPLHIKVTPHHVLNTATLEISSPTGDTATSYTSTAVIPTSGASPKQRITIIQNSALSAVNTKTPPSSPERTVSPLNGIPISRVLSPNSSRSVTPDHNNSPIQILTVRTCSPEATEVANPTVFCKTLERRSSWQDQKSNSTDTNPGIVTTEDSKIHIHLGNPYIQPLSSMTHSIQQPVGPYYLRHEQRTQVLANGCHVKGVGKITSSITISPTTSAASHSSNITVSGLSD; translated from the coding sequence ATGACAGCCCCAAGTCTGCTGTCAGAGGTTGAGATACTGAGGAGAAGGGTCGTGGAAATGGAGGGAAAGGACGAGGAGCTGATACGCATGTGGGACCAGTGTCGAGAACTGGACCGCAGACTAGCGAGGGAGTGTAGCCACTGCCGTAGCTTAAAAATTGAGGTGGATAAACTCAATGGTAGAATCAGTGAATTGGACAGGCTAGAGGAGGCTTTAGGTAAGAGTAAACAGGATTGCAGTAATCTGAAGGGCAGCTTGgaacaagagagagaggttAGCAGGATGCTTTCTGATGAGCTCCACACATTGAAAGGTAGGGTGAGAGAGCTAGAGGCTGTTGAAGGCCAACTGGAAAAGAGTGAAGGAGTGATTAAACAGGACTTGGCCAAGCTCAGGTCCCTGACTGTAGCTCTGGTGGAGGACAGAAAGACCACAGCGGAGAGGCTGCGACAGGCTGAAGAAAAACTCAACAGGAAGGAGGGCAAAAGAAATGAGCAGAGCAATTTGGCAACAATGACAGAAAGactgagagaggagaggcagcaggcacTGAGGTCTAAGGCAGATTTAGAGGAACGGATTAAGGGTATAGAAAAGCAAAAAGATGAGCTCCAAGGCAGACTtaaaacagaagaggagaggaacagagagctACAGAGTAAAGTAACCATAATGAAGAAGATGTTACAGGTCTcggaaaacatgaaagaaagaCACAGCTCTATTCCAAACAACACTAACCATTGCTGCCAAACAGAggacaacaaagtcaaagaaCTTACCCAGGAACTAGATAGGTTGCGAAAGAGACTAGGGGACAAGGAGGTGTTGGAGGAAGAACTGATGAAGGTGGAAGAGGACTTTGAGTCCCTACAAAAGAGGTTCAGGGAGGAACGAAAGAGGTCCCTGGCTCTAACAGAGGAGCTGGAAATGGCAAAGAGGGAGCTTTCCAGGTATGAGCATGCAGAAAAGCAGGAGGTCAACCAGGAACACCTTCTCCTTTGCCGTCTTCAGAAAGAGCAGGTTAAGTCCAGACTATTAGGCAGAGAGGTGGATAGCTTGAAAGAGAAACTCCAGAAGCTGATGGGAACCGAAGAGTCCATCAGCAGAGTTCAGACAGATCACTCCACGCTGCAGAGAAAACTGACCCAGCAGGAAGCCAGGAACAGAGAGCTGGCCGAAGAGATGAAGGAACTGTGTAGTGAGCTTGACAGGTATAGAAAAATCAAGAATCTTACACCTGGTGCAAACAGACAACAGTTTTCAGACCCTCATCAGACAACCAAAGAGGTTCAAACTGAGCCAGCAGACAGCTTGCCTCCTGACTACAGTGAGCACAGCAAGAAACTAGCTGAAGAAAATGAGGACCCAAACCACAATGCAGAAGTCATAAACAGAAGAAGCTCCCTAGTCAACAACCTTAACAGCCTGAACAGTGCGAATAACAACATAACCCAGTATAGCAGTCATTCACCCAATGGCATAGATATGCACCAAGCAGTAAATGGAGAGGTGATGatgttaacacacacacccgGGCAGCCCTTGCACATCAAAGTAACGCCACATCATGTACTCAACACAGCCACACTTGAAATTAGCAGCCCCACGGGAGACACTGCTACATCCTACACCAGCACAGCTGTCATTCCAACAAGCGGCGCCTCACCTAAGCAGAGAATAACCATCATCCAGAACTCAGCTCTGTCTGCAGTTAATACCAAAACCCCACCTTCAAGCCCTGAACGCACAGTCTCCCCACTTAACGGAATACCCATCTCTCGGGTGTTAAGTCCAAATTCATCACGCTCTGTGACGCCCGACCACAACAACTCCCCCATTCAGATCCTAACAGTCAGGACCTGTTCTCCAGAGGCCACAGAGGTTGCAAATCCGACTGTCTTCTGCAAGACTCTGGAGCGGCGGAGCAGCTGGCAAGATCAGAAGTCCAACAGCACTGACACGAATCCCGGTATCGTCACCACAGAGGACAGCAAGATCCATATCCACCTGGGGAACCCATATATCCAGCCTCTGAGCAGTATGACCCACAGCATCCAGCAGCCTGTTGGGCCATATTATCTCCGACATGAGCAACGGACTCAAGTGCTCGCCAATGGCTGTCATGTCAAAGGTGTTGGCAAGATTACAAGTAGCATCACTATATCCCCCACTAcctctgcagcttcacattcCTCAAATATTACAGTAAGTGGCCTTTCTGATTAG
- the cmss1 gene encoding protein CMSS1 isoform X6 gives MGDDLGDEWWTHEGNSDAAEEEETQQEKEPTEKPKAKPEKRKSVTEKTVKAKKKKKNEQKECVVPQIKETEGEKSTEHKKKRKKKKTITDVLSSSEPKPGCPADLQNLVTQYFSDKLSVIEQEELKLQESGFLSSNDLTHTLSSYLKQVCPKWSKIQKQHTEKSSVVLLIVCSSALRAIELIKQLTAFKGEAKAIKLFAKHIKIEEQVKLLQKGVFHIGVGTPGRLGALIEKEGLNLQALRYVVLDWNWRDQKLRRMVDIPEIKLDFMKLLESGILKGCKEDKVKIGLF, from the exons atgcagcagaggaggaggagacgcaACAAGAGAAGGAGCCAACAGAAAAACCAAAGGCAAAACCAGAGAAAAGGAAGAGTGTAACAGAGAAAACAGTTAAagccaagaagaagaaaaagaatgaaCAG AAAGAGTGTGTTGTTCCTCAGATAAAAGAGACCGAGGGTGAAAAGTCaactgaacataaaaaaaagaggaag aagaagaagacaattACAGATGTGTTGTCCTCTTCGGAGCCAAAACCAGGCTGTCCAGCTGACCTGCAGAACCTGGTTACGCAGTACTTCTCAGACAAGCTCTCTGTGATTGAGCAGGAGGAGCTGAAATTGCAGG AATCCGGCTTCCTGTCCAGTAATGACTTGACGCACACGCTCTCCTCGTATCTGAAACAGG TTTGTCCCAAGTGGTCAAAGATTCAAAAGCAGCATACAGAAAAGAGTTCTGTGGTTCTGCTCATCGTCTGTAGCTCTGCTCTCCGAGCCATTGAGCTCATCAA GCAGCTGACAGCATTCAAGGGTGAAGCCAAAGCAATTAAGCTTTTTGCGAAACATATCAAG ATAGAGGAGCAGGTGAAGCTGCTGCAGAAGGGTGTCTTCCACATTGGAGTTGGGACTCCTGGCAGGCTCGGTGCTCTTATTGAGAAAG AGGGTTTAAACTTGCAGGCGTTGAGATACGTGGTCCTGGACTGGAACTGGAGGGACCAGAAGCTCCGAAGGATGGTGGACATTCCTGAG ATCAAACTGGACTTTATGAAGCTGCTGGAAAGTGGTATCCTGAAAGGCTGTAAAGAAGACAAAGTGAAAATTGGACTATTTTAA
- the cmss1 gene encoding protein CMSS1 isoform X5, with translation MICLRCVNTCVWVNTENNYDAAEEEETQQEKEPTEKPKAKPEKRKSVTEKTVKAKKKKKNEQKECVVPQIKETEGEKSTEHKKKRKKKKTITDVLSSSEPKPGCPADLQNLVTQYFSDKLSVIEQEELKLQESGFLSSNDLTHTLSSYLKQVCPKWSKIQKQHTEKSSVVLLIVCSSALRAIELIKQLTAFKGEAKAIKLFAKHIKIEEQVKLLQKGVFHIGVGTPGRLGALIEKEGLNLQALRYVVLDWNWRDQKLRRMVDIPEIKLDFMKLLESGILKGCKEDKVKIGLF, from the exons atgcagcagaggaggaggagacgcaACAAGAGAAGGAGCCAACAGAAAAACCAAAGGCAAAACCAGAGAAAAGGAAGAGTGTAACAGAGAAAACAGTTAAagccaagaagaagaaaaagaatgaaCAG AAAGAGTGTGTTGTTCCTCAGATAAAAGAGACCGAGGGTGAAAAGTCaactgaacataaaaaaaagaggaag aagaagaagacaattACAGATGTGTTGTCCTCTTCGGAGCCAAAACCAGGCTGTCCAGCTGACCTGCAGAACCTGGTTACGCAGTACTTCTCAGACAAGCTCTCTGTGATTGAGCAGGAGGAGCTGAAATTGCAGG AATCCGGCTTCCTGTCCAGTAATGACTTGACGCACACGCTCTCCTCGTATCTGAAACAGG TTTGTCCCAAGTGGTCAAAGATTCAAAAGCAGCATACAGAAAAGAGTTCTGTGGTTCTGCTCATCGTCTGTAGCTCTGCTCTCCGAGCCATTGAGCTCATCAA GCAGCTGACAGCATTCAAGGGTGAAGCCAAAGCAATTAAGCTTTTTGCGAAACATATCAAG ATAGAGGAGCAGGTGAAGCTGCTGCAGAAGGGTGTCTTCCACATTGGAGTTGGGACTCCTGGCAGGCTCGGTGCTCTTATTGAGAAAG AGGGTTTAAACTTGCAGGCGTTGAGATACGTGGTCCTGGACTGGAACTGGAGGGACCAGAAGCTCCGAAGGATGGTGGACATTCCTGAG ATCAAACTGGACTTTATGAAGCTGCTGGAAAGTGGTATCCTGAAAGGCTGTAAAGAAGACAAAGTGAAAATTGGACTATTTTAA